In the genome of Globicephala melas chromosome 3, mGloMel1.2, whole genome shotgun sequence, one region contains:
- the SUGP2 gene encoding SURP and G-patch domain-containing protein 2 isoform X2, with protein sequence MAARRIAQETFDAVLQEKANRYHMDPSGEAVGEALQFKAQDLLRTVPRARADMYDDIHSNSRYTLGGSVAHPQDTGREGLRGDIFPGPSFRSSNPSVSDDSYFRKECGRDLEFSHPDSRDQVFGHRKSGHFRSQDWKFALRGSWEQDFGHSVSQESSWSQEYSFGPSALLGDFGSSRLIEKECLEKESRDYDVDRPGEADTVLRGSSQVQGRGRGLNIVDQEGALLGKGETQGLLTPKGGVGKLVMLRNMSTKQVPTVSCITPKTQGTDQIQKTTPSPDLTLGTNPGTEDVQFPTQKIPLGLNLKDIRLPRRKMSFDLIDKSDVFSRFGIEIIKWAGFHTIKDDVKFSQLFQTLFELETETCAKMLASFKCSLKPEHRDFCFFTIKFLKHSALKTPRVDNEFLNMLLDKGAVKTKNCFFEIIKPFDKYIMRLQDRLLKSVTPLLMACNAYELSVKMKTLSNPLDLAIALETTNSLCRKSLALLGQTFSLASSFRQEKILEAVGLQDIAPSPAAFPNFEDSTLFGREYIDHLKAWLVSSGCPLQVKKAEPEPTRDQEKTVPPTKPEIQAKALSGLSDEVPQRADHKVVDTIDQLVTRVVGGSLSPKERALLKEDPAYWFLSDDSSLEYKYYKLKLAEMQRMSQNLPGADQKPMAAECAVRAMLYSRAVRSLKKRLLPGRRRGMLRAQGPRGCKVRRATTGTQTLLSSGTRLKHHGRQAPGSLQGKPPQPDGNDVAKDCPPDPAGPSPRDPSPEASGPSSKPAGVDVSEAPQTSSPCLSTDVDTKTMETAEKLAKFVAQVGPEIEQFSIENSIDNPDLWFLHDQNSSAFKFYRKKVFELCPSICFTSSPLNLPASKSTDSQESPLEPMEGEGEFEDEPSQHKAELESPEVMPEEDEDEEEDEEDEEGSEEAPTPGGASRPAGGSTKSEGSEGSPPADGLLSGVTEDGPAGAPALSQSSSGACFPRKRVSSKSLKVGMIPAPKRLCLIQEPKVHEPVRIAYDRPRGRPVTKKKKPQDFDFAQQKLTDKNLGFQMLQKMGWKEGHGLGSCGKGIREPVSVGTASEGEGLGADGQEHKEDTFDVFRQRMMQMYRHKRANK encoded by the exons ATGGCAGCAAGGAGAATTGCCCAGGAGACTTTTGATGCTGTATTGCAGGAAAAGGCTAACCGATATCATATGGACCCCAGTGGTGAGGCTGTAGGCGAAGCTCTTCAGTTTAAAGCTCAAG atcttCTAAGGACAGTCCCAAGAGCCAGAGCAGATATGTATGATGACATTCATAGCAACAGCAGATACACTCTGGGCGGATCTGTAGCTCATCCTCAAGACACTGGGAGAGAAGGCCTGAGAGGTGATATATTTCCAGGACCTTCCTTCAGATCAAGCAACCCTTCTGTAAGTGACGACAGCTACTTTCGCAAAGAATGTGGTCGGGACCTGGAATTTTCCCACCCTGACTCCCGAGACCAGGTCTTCGGCCACCGGAAATCGGGACATTTCCGTTCTCAGGACTGGAAATTTGCACTCCGTGGCTCTTGGGAACAAGACTTTGGCCATTCAGTTTCTCAAGAATCCTCCTGGTCACAGGAGTATAGTTTTGGTCCTTCTGCATTACTGGGGGACTTTGGCTCCTCCAGGCTGATTGAGAAAGAGTGTTTGGAGAAAGAGAGTCGGGATTATGACGTGGACCGTCCGGGAGAGGCAGACACTGTGCTCCGGGGCAGCAGCCAAGTCCAGGGCAGAGGCCGAGGTCTAAACATCGTTGACCAGGAGGGTGCCCTCCTAGGAAAGGGGGAGACTCAAGGCCTGCTCACGCCTAAAGGAGGGGTCGGGAAACTTGTCATGCTGAGAAACATGAGCACAAAACAGGTGCCCACTGTAAGTTGTATCACTCCCAAAACTCAGGGCACTGACCAAATTCAGAAGACCACCCCAAGTCCTGATCTGACGCTGGGGACAAACCCAGGGACGGAAGATGTCCAATTCCCCACTCAGAAAATCCCTTTGGGGCTTAATCTGAAGGATATTCGGCTCCCCAGAAGAAAGATGAGCTTCGATCTGATAGATAAGTCTGATGTTTTTTCGAGGTTTGGGATAGAAATAATCAAATGGGCAGGATTCCACACCATAAAAGATGATGTTAAATTTTCCCAGCTTTTCCAGACTCTCTTTGAACTTGAAACCGAAACCTGTGCTAAAATGCTCGCCTCATTCAAATGCTCCTTAAAACCAGAGCACagagatttttgcttttttactaTCAAATTTTTAAAGCACTCTGCTTTGAAAACACCCAGAGTTGATAACGAGTTTTTAAACATGCTTTTAGACAAAGGTGCTGTGAAGACCAAAAATTGCTTTTTTGAAATCATAAAGCCCTTTGATAAATACATAATGAGGCTACAAGACCGGCTGCTGAAGAGTGTCACACCCCTGCTCATGGCCTGCAATGCCTATGAGCTGAGTGTCAAGATGAAGACCCTCAGTAACCCCCTGGACTTGGCTATTGCCCTGGAGACCACCAATTCTCTCTGCCGGAAGTCTTTAGCTCTTTTGGGACAGACGTTCTCCTTGGCCTCTTCTTTCCGGCAAGAGAAAATCTTAGAAGCCGTCGGCCTCCAAGATATTGCTCCCTCTCCTGCCGCATTTCCAAACTTTGAGGACTCTACTCTGTTTGGGAGAGAGTACATCGATCACCTGAAGGCCTGGCTGGTCAGCAGTGGGTGTCCACTCCAGGTCAAGAAAGCCGAACCCGAGCCAACCCGAGATCAGGAGAAAACGGTTCCTCCTACCAAACCTGAAATTCAGGCTAAGGCTCTGAGTGGTCTGAGTGATG AGGTCCCCCAGCGAGCAGACCACAAGGTGGTGGACACCATTGACCAGCTGGTCACACGTGTTGTTGGAGGCAGCCTGTCTCCCAAAGAAAGAGCTCTTCTCAAGGAGGACCCTGCTTACTG GTTTTTATCTGATGACAGTAGTCTGGAGTATAAATATTATAAGCTGAAGCTGGCAGAAATGCAGCGGATGAGCCAGAACTTGCCAGGAGCAGATCAGAAGCCGATGGCGGCAGAGTGTGCAGTCCGGGCCATGCTATATTCCCGGGCGGTCCGGAGCCTCAAGAAGAGGCTCCTACCAGGGCGGCGGCGGGGGATGCTTCGAGCTCAAGGACCCCGGGGCTGTAAAGTGAGGAGAGCGACCACCGGGACCCAGACCCTCCTCTCCTCAGGCACCAGGCTGAAACACCATGGCCGGCAGGCTCCAGGCTCCTTGCAGGGAAAGCCGCCTCAACCAGATGGCAATGATGTTGCCAAGGACTGCCCGCCAGACCCAGCCGGACCCTCTCCTCGGGACCCCAGCCCAGAAGCCTCAGGCCCATCCTCCAAGCCAGCAGGAGTGGATGTCTCCGAAGCCCCTCAGACCTCTTCTCCCTGCCTGTCTACTGATG TTGATACGAAGACAATGGAGACTGCAGAGAAACTGGCCAAATTTGTTGCTCAGGTGGGACCAGAGATTGAACAATTCAGCATAGAAAACAGCATTGACAACCCTGACCTTTG GTTTCTACATGACCAAAACAGTTCAGCTTTCAAATTCTATCGAAAGAAAGTATTTGAACTGTGCCCATCGATTTGCTTTACGTCATCTCCTCTGAACCTTCCTGCCAGCAAGAGCACCGATTCTCAGGAGAGCCCCCTGGAGCCcatggagggggaaggagagttTGAGGATGAGCCCTCTCAGCACAAGGCTGAGCTGGAGAGCCCAGAGGTGATGCCTGAGGAAGACGAGGACGAGGAAGAGGATGAGGAGGACGAGGAAGGGAGTGAGGAGGCCCCCACTCCTGGAGGGGCCTCCAGGCCGGCAGGAGGGTCGACCAAGTCTGAGGGCTCGGAGGGCAGCCCCCCAGCTGATGGCCTCCTGAGTGGGGTGACCGAGGATGGCCCGGCTGGTGCGCCTGCCCTGTCACAGTCCTCCTCAGGGGCCTGCTTCCCCCGGAAGAGAGTCAGCAGCAAGTCGCTGAAGGTCGGCATGATTCCGGCTCCCAAGAGGCTGTGTCTCATCCAGGAGCCCAAAG ttcacgAACCAGTTCGAATTGCCTATGACAGGCCTCGGGGTCGTCCCGTGACCAAGAAGAAG aaACCCCAGGACTTTGATTTCGCCCAGCAGAAACTGACCGACAAGAACCTGGGGTTCCAGATGCTACAGAAGATGGGCTGGAAGGAGGGTCACGGCCTGGGCTCCTGTGGGAAGGGCATCAGGGAGCCTGTCAGTGT GGGAACTGCCTCGGAAGGGGAGGGGTTGGGTGCCGACGGGCAGGAGCACAAAGAAGACACGTTTGACGTGTTCCGTCAGAGGATGATGCAGATGTACAGACACAAACGGGCCAACAAATAG
- the SUGP2 gene encoding SURP and G-patch domain-containing protein 2 isoform X1: protein MSPPRAVAAAGQRNMAARRIAQETFDAVLQEKANRYHMDPSGEAVGEALQFKAQDLLRTVPRARADMYDDIHSNSRYTLGGSVAHPQDTGREGLRGDIFPGPSFRSSNPSVSDDSYFRKECGRDLEFSHPDSRDQVFGHRKSGHFRSQDWKFALRGSWEQDFGHSVSQESSWSQEYSFGPSALLGDFGSSRLIEKECLEKESRDYDVDRPGEADTVLRGSSQVQGRGRGLNIVDQEGALLGKGETQGLLTPKGGVGKLVMLRNMSTKQVPTVSCITPKTQGTDQIQKTTPSPDLTLGTNPGTEDVQFPTQKIPLGLNLKDIRLPRRKMSFDLIDKSDVFSRFGIEIIKWAGFHTIKDDVKFSQLFQTLFELETETCAKMLASFKCSLKPEHRDFCFFTIKFLKHSALKTPRVDNEFLNMLLDKGAVKTKNCFFEIIKPFDKYIMRLQDRLLKSVTPLLMACNAYELSVKMKTLSNPLDLAIALETTNSLCRKSLALLGQTFSLASSFRQEKILEAVGLQDIAPSPAAFPNFEDSTLFGREYIDHLKAWLVSSGCPLQVKKAEPEPTRDQEKTVPPTKPEIQAKALSGLSDEVPQRADHKVVDTIDQLVTRVVGGSLSPKERALLKEDPAYWFLSDDSSLEYKYYKLKLAEMQRMSQNLPGADQKPMAAECAVRAMLYSRAVRSLKKRLLPGRRRGMLRAQGPRGCKVRRATTGTQTLLSSGTRLKHHGRQAPGSLQGKPPQPDGNDVAKDCPPDPAGPSPRDPSPEASGPSSKPAGVDVSEAPQTSSPCLSTDVDTKTMETAEKLAKFVAQVGPEIEQFSIENSIDNPDLWFLHDQNSSAFKFYRKKVFELCPSICFTSSPLNLPASKSTDSQESPLEPMEGEGEFEDEPSQHKAELESPEVMPEEDEDEEEDEEDEEGSEEAPTPGGASRPAGGSTKSEGSEGSPPADGLLSGVTEDGPAGAPALSQSSSGACFPRKRVSSKSLKVGMIPAPKRLCLIQEPKVHEPVRIAYDRPRGRPVTKKKKPQDFDFAQQKLTDKNLGFQMLQKMGWKEGHGLGSCGKGIREPVSVGTASEGEGLGADGQEHKEDTFDVFRQRMMQMYRHKRANK from the exons ATGTCCCCGCCTCgcgcggtggcggcggcgg GTCAGAGAAACATGGCAGCAAGGAGAATTGCCCAGGAGACTTTTGATGCTGTATTGCAGGAAAAGGCTAACCGATATCATATGGACCCCAGTGGTGAGGCTGTAGGCGAAGCTCTTCAGTTTAAAGCTCAAG atcttCTAAGGACAGTCCCAAGAGCCAGAGCAGATATGTATGATGACATTCATAGCAACAGCAGATACACTCTGGGCGGATCTGTAGCTCATCCTCAAGACACTGGGAGAGAAGGCCTGAGAGGTGATATATTTCCAGGACCTTCCTTCAGATCAAGCAACCCTTCTGTAAGTGACGACAGCTACTTTCGCAAAGAATGTGGTCGGGACCTGGAATTTTCCCACCCTGACTCCCGAGACCAGGTCTTCGGCCACCGGAAATCGGGACATTTCCGTTCTCAGGACTGGAAATTTGCACTCCGTGGCTCTTGGGAACAAGACTTTGGCCATTCAGTTTCTCAAGAATCCTCCTGGTCACAGGAGTATAGTTTTGGTCCTTCTGCATTACTGGGGGACTTTGGCTCCTCCAGGCTGATTGAGAAAGAGTGTTTGGAGAAAGAGAGTCGGGATTATGACGTGGACCGTCCGGGAGAGGCAGACACTGTGCTCCGGGGCAGCAGCCAAGTCCAGGGCAGAGGCCGAGGTCTAAACATCGTTGACCAGGAGGGTGCCCTCCTAGGAAAGGGGGAGACTCAAGGCCTGCTCACGCCTAAAGGAGGGGTCGGGAAACTTGTCATGCTGAGAAACATGAGCACAAAACAGGTGCCCACTGTAAGTTGTATCACTCCCAAAACTCAGGGCACTGACCAAATTCAGAAGACCACCCCAAGTCCTGATCTGACGCTGGGGACAAACCCAGGGACGGAAGATGTCCAATTCCCCACTCAGAAAATCCCTTTGGGGCTTAATCTGAAGGATATTCGGCTCCCCAGAAGAAAGATGAGCTTCGATCTGATAGATAAGTCTGATGTTTTTTCGAGGTTTGGGATAGAAATAATCAAATGGGCAGGATTCCACACCATAAAAGATGATGTTAAATTTTCCCAGCTTTTCCAGACTCTCTTTGAACTTGAAACCGAAACCTGTGCTAAAATGCTCGCCTCATTCAAATGCTCCTTAAAACCAGAGCACagagatttttgcttttttactaTCAAATTTTTAAAGCACTCTGCTTTGAAAACACCCAGAGTTGATAACGAGTTTTTAAACATGCTTTTAGACAAAGGTGCTGTGAAGACCAAAAATTGCTTTTTTGAAATCATAAAGCCCTTTGATAAATACATAATGAGGCTACAAGACCGGCTGCTGAAGAGTGTCACACCCCTGCTCATGGCCTGCAATGCCTATGAGCTGAGTGTCAAGATGAAGACCCTCAGTAACCCCCTGGACTTGGCTATTGCCCTGGAGACCACCAATTCTCTCTGCCGGAAGTCTTTAGCTCTTTTGGGACAGACGTTCTCCTTGGCCTCTTCTTTCCGGCAAGAGAAAATCTTAGAAGCCGTCGGCCTCCAAGATATTGCTCCCTCTCCTGCCGCATTTCCAAACTTTGAGGACTCTACTCTGTTTGGGAGAGAGTACATCGATCACCTGAAGGCCTGGCTGGTCAGCAGTGGGTGTCCACTCCAGGTCAAGAAAGCCGAACCCGAGCCAACCCGAGATCAGGAGAAAACGGTTCCTCCTACCAAACCTGAAATTCAGGCTAAGGCTCTGAGTGGTCTGAGTGATG AGGTCCCCCAGCGAGCAGACCACAAGGTGGTGGACACCATTGACCAGCTGGTCACACGTGTTGTTGGAGGCAGCCTGTCTCCCAAAGAAAGAGCTCTTCTCAAGGAGGACCCTGCTTACTG GTTTTTATCTGATGACAGTAGTCTGGAGTATAAATATTATAAGCTGAAGCTGGCAGAAATGCAGCGGATGAGCCAGAACTTGCCAGGAGCAGATCAGAAGCCGATGGCGGCAGAGTGTGCAGTCCGGGCCATGCTATATTCCCGGGCGGTCCGGAGCCTCAAGAAGAGGCTCCTACCAGGGCGGCGGCGGGGGATGCTTCGAGCTCAAGGACCCCGGGGCTGTAAAGTGAGGAGAGCGACCACCGGGACCCAGACCCTCCTCTCCTCAGGCACCAGGCTGAAACACCATGGCCGGCAGGCTCCAGGCTCCTTGCAGGGAAAGCCGCCTCAACCAGATGGCAATGATGTTGCCAAGGACTGCCCGCCAGACCCAGCCGGACCCTCTCCTCGGGACCCCAGCCCAGAAGCCTCAGGCCCATCCTCCAAGCCAGCAGGAGTGGATGTCTCCGAAGCCCCTCAGACCTCTTCTCCCTGCCTGTCTACTGATG TTGATACGAAGACAATGGAGACTGCAGAGAAACTGGCCAAATTTGTTGCTCAGGTGGGACCAGAGATTGAACAATTCAGCATAGAAAACAGCATTGACAACCCTGACCTTTG GTTTCTACATGACCAAAACAGTTCAGCTTTCAAATTCTATCGAAAGAAAGTATTTGAACTGTGCCCATCGATTTGCTTTACGTCATCTCCTCTGAACCTTCCTGCCAGCAAGAGCACCGATTCTCAGGAGAGCCCCCTGGAGCCcatggagggggaaggagagttTGAGGATGAGCCCTCTCAGCACAAGGCTGAGCTGGAGAGCCCAGAGGTGATGCCTGAGGAAGACGAGGACGAGGAAGAGGATGAGGAGGACGAGGAAGGGAGTGAGGAGGCCCCCACTCCTGGAGGGGCCTCCAGGCCGGCAGGAGGGTCGACCAAGTCTGAGGGCTCGGAGGGCAGCCCCCCAGCTGATGGCCTCCTGAGTGGGGTGACCGAGGATGGCCCGGCTGGTGCGCCTGCCCTGTCACAGTCCTCCTCAGGGGCCTGCTTCCCCCGGAAGAGAGTCAGCAGCAAGTCGCTGAAGGTCGGCATGATTCCGGCTCCCAAGAGGCTGTGTCTCATCCAGGAGCCCAAAG ttcacgAACCAGTTCGAATTGCCTATGACAGGCCTCGGGGTCGTCCCGTGACCAAGAAGAAG aaACCCCAGGACTTTGATTTCGCCCAGCAGAAACTGACCGACAAGAACCTGGGGTTCCAGATGCTACAGAAGATGGGCTGGAAGGAGGGTCACGGCCTGGGCTCCTGTGGGAAGGGCATCAGGGAGCCTGTCAGTGT GGGAACTGCCTCGGAAGGGGAGGGGTTGGGTGCCGACGGGCAGGAGCACAAAGAAGACACGTTTGACGTGTTCCGTCAGAGGATGATGCAGATGTACAGACACAAACGGGCCAACAAATAG